A window of the Nitrosopumilus ureiphilus genome harbors these coding sequences:
- a CDS encoding 30S ribosomal protein S13: MSTQEYRHIVRIVGNDIPGERKMLVGLTQIKGIGYNFATAILDTLKINTNSNIGNLTEENVQAIEKLITDPVGGNFPTWFLNRRKDIETGADLHLLTSDIPFTLRNDIERERITASWRGYRHLSGLKVRGQRTRTSGRKGGAVGVAKGGMAAPVKKGGAGAPAAEATAPAAEKSE, from the coding sequence TTGAGTACTCAAGAATATAGACACATTGTAAGGATTGTGGGTAATGATATCCCCGGAGAGCGAAAAATGCTTGTAGGATTGACCCAGATCAAAGGAATAGGATATAATTTTGCCACAGCAATTCTAGATACATTAAAAATTAACACAAATTCCAACATAGGAAATCTTACTGAAGAGAATGTTCAGGCAATTGAAAAATTGATTACAGATCCAGTTGGAGGAAATTTCCCAACATGGTTTCTTAATAGAAGAAAAGATATTGAAACCGGAGCAGATTTGCATTTACTAACATCAGATATTCCATTTACATTAAGAAATGATATTGAAAGAGAAAGAATAACTGCAAGTTGGAGAGGTTATCGTCATCTTAGTGGTCTGAAAGTTAGGGGACAAAGAACTAGAACATCAGGTAGAAAAGGTGGAGCAGTAGGAGTTGCAAAAGGAGGAATGGCAGCACCAGTAAAGAAGGGAGGCGCAGGAGCTCCAGCAGCAGAAGCAACAGCTCCAGCAGCGGAGAAATCAGAGTAG
- a CDS encoding PKD domain-containing protein: MTKEDAIDKLQQLTDEFNMKTSEQLLSKLQQEGFDIAKLSKEETRFIENATSKTDNTFELKEISKKSKYFGERLNNANLDSFEKVELMYLVGFFTGVVLILSAIGIFVHNAINGATGEAATSGNILSAVFGSLGVADMLLLLYTPVRELQKSRGNISKLSALYNEWQYISNWTGKTYNVLNEKLKTNQELEPKQEKLINEMRWLIDLKSDTTTKLANLMTQMVTHSETKNLAVSISSKPEAPEVNSKVELEADVHGISASEVDKITYLWSEESGNITMDKKNKRQAEFEYDKAGEFTFKIDVKSGDKTGSAESKITIKPKISAIAEPTKVQKNNKIKLIAKVDGLDDEEEKKLSYKWKETSKSSTTISSDDKEETEITPTKEGKLKFKVTITKDQKKFAAKEVEVEVTA; encoded by the coding sequence GTGACTAAAGAAGACGCAATTGATAAACTTCAACAATTAACTGATGAATTTAATATGAAAACCTCTGAACAACTACTTTCAAAACTTCAACAGGAGGGATTTGACATTGCAAAATTAAGCAAGGAGGAAACTAGATTTATTGAGAATGCCACATCAAAAACTGATAATACATTTGAACTAAAAGAAATTTCAAAAAAATCTAAATATTTTGGAGAGCGATTAAATAATGCAAATTTAGATTCATTTGAAAAAGTTGAATTAATGTATCTTGTAGGATTCTTTACTGGCGTTGTGTTAATTTTATCAGCAATAGGAATTTTTGTTCACAATGCTATAAACGGCGCAACAGGTGAAGCTGCCACCTCTGGAAATATTCTATCAGCAGTTTTTGGCAGTTTGGGCGTAGCAGATATGCTGTTGTTACTCTATACACCAGTTAGAGAACTTCAGAAAAGCAGAGGCAATATATCAAAACTCTCTGCATTGTATAATGAATGGCAATACATTTCAAATTGGACAGGAAAAACTTACAATGTTCTAAATGAAAAATTAAAAACAAATCAAGAATTAGAACCAAAACAGGAAAAACTTATCAACGAAATGAGATGGCTCATTGACCTAAAATCAGACACTACTACTAAACTTGCAAACCTTATGACCCAAATGGTAACACATAGTGAGACAAAAAATCTAGCAGTATCAATTTCATCAAAACCTGAAGCACCAGAAGTAAATTCAAAAGTAGAACTAGAAGCTGATGTTCACGGCATATCCGCATCTGAGGTTGATAAAATTACTTATCTATGGAGTGAGGAATCTGGAAATATCACAATGGATAAAAAAAATAAAAGACAAGCAGAATTCGAGTATGACAAAGCTGGTGAATTTACTTTTAAAATTGATGTAAAGTCTGGAGACAAAACTGGAAGTGCTGAATCAAAAATCACAATCAAGCCTAAAATCTCAGCTATTGCAGAACCTACAAAAGTCCAAAAAAATAACAAAATCAAACTCATTGCCAAAGTAGACGGATTAGATGATGAAGAAGAAAAGAAACTCTCTTACAAATGGAAAGAAACTAGTAAATCATCTACTACCATTTCTTCTGACGATAAAGAAGAAACCGAGATCACCCCTACAAAAGAAGGTAAACTAAAGTTCAAAGTTACAATTACTAAAGATCAAAAAAAATTTGCAGCCAAAGAAGTTGAAGTAGAAGTTACTGCTTAA
- a CDS encoding cation diffusion facilitator family transporter yields MYVQRTKVLQISLLAIFSAFLVELIFGLISNSLALITDGIHALLDSVVTMVLLLAARMAMKPADAEHTYGHGKIESLGGMIGGIAIFLIACFFIYESINRLQSPPPDILPGLFAIIAGLYTIGIDIFRLGLLRNSIKKIGGATLKADFYHAFMDLGSTLVAIIGIVLVSYGWYFGDFVAALILGVLLAVLSIKLVYKTALDLTDIISPELVDDVKEIAASTEGVINAEPVLMRRSGDTIFADITISLRADTSFDKAHEISNNVERNIKNKISNSTITVHFEPNWQDVPLDAKILEIAKRVKGVKEVHNVSTHKTKGKTYSNLHVMVDREMNLLSAHKISEVIEQEIHNNIPEIEHATIHLEPFVKIPENFNLEDKITENQIKTILEKYPEIKKIGRIVSLNFENILKIDIDCSFDKELSIEKVHDLISEIEHIIRAKINNAVITIHPEPD; encoded by the coding sequence ATGTATGTTCAAAGAACCAAGGTATTACAGATTTCACTGTTAGCGATATTTTCAGCATTTTTAGTTGAATTAATTTTTGGCTTAATCTCAAATAGTCTTGCCCTAATTACAGATGGCATTCATGCATTATTGGATAGTGTAGTAACTATGGTCTTGCTTTTGGCTGCAAGAATGGCAATGAAACCAGCGGATGCAGAGCATACCTACGGACATGGAAAAATCGAATCATTAGGAGGAATGATTGGAGGAATTGCAATTTTTTTGATTGCGTGTTTTTTTATTTATGAATCAATTAACAGATTGCAAAGCCCACCTCCAGACATTTTACCGGGATTGTTTGCAATCATTGCAGGATTATACACAATTGGAATTGATATTTTTAGATTAGGCCTATTAAGAAATTCAATTAAGAAAATTGGAGGAGCCACTCTCAAAGCAGATTTTTATCATGCATTCATGGATCTTGGATCTACTTTAGTTGCAATTATTGGGATAGTTTTAGTGTCATATGGATGGTATTTTGGAGATTTTGTTGCAGCATTAATCTTGGGAGTATTATTAGCAGTACTCAGCATTAAACTAGTATACAAAACTGCCCTTGATTTAACAGATATCATTTCGCCGGAACTTGTAGATGATGTTAAGGAAATTGCAGCCTCTACAGAAGGAGTAATTAACGCAGAACCGGTATTAATGAGAAGATCAGGAGATACAATTTTTGCAGACATTACAATATCATTAAGAGCGGACACTAGTTTTGACAAAGCTCACGAAATTAGCAATAATGTTGAGAGAAATATAAAAAATAAAATTTCAAATTCAACCATCACTGTCCATTTCGAACCAAATTGGCAAGATGTTCCACTAGATGCAAAAATTCTAGAAATTGCAAAAAGGGTGAAAGGTGTTAAAGAAGTTCATAATGTAAGTACACATAAAACCAAAGGAAAAACATATTCGAATTTACACGTAATGGTAGATAGAGAGATGAATCTTTTATCTGCCCATAAAATTTCTGAAGTTATTGAGCAAGAAATTCATAATAATATTCCAGAAATAGAGCATGCTACAATCCATTTAGAGCCTTTTGTCAAAATACCTGAAAATTTCAACTTGGAGGATAAAATCACTGAAAATCAAATCAAGACAATATTAGAAAAATATCCAGAAATTAAAAAGATTGGAAGAATAGTGTCTTTGAATTTTGAGAATATTCTAAAAATAGACATCGACTGTTCATTTGATAAAGAATTATCAATTGAGAAAGTTCATGATTTGATATCAGAAATAGAGCACATCATCAGAGCAAAAATTAACAATGCAGTAATTACAATACATCCAGAGCCAGACTAG
- a CDS encoding 30S ribosomal protein S4 has protein sequence MGDPKYPRRVWRKPKRPLNYELKMEELKTLGTFGLRTKRELWKAHTELSRVRHQARSLLALRQEIREEKEPILMKSLARIGLVSSDATLDDVLNLNANDLLSRRLQTIVTKKLGFKTPYQARQAVIHGHIMIGERKVDIPSYTVTVAEEDSIHFTPESKIPEMLEKTKSKEPVVEAAAEETAKDESSSTE, from the coding sequence ATGGGAGATCCAAAATATCCACGAAGAGTTTGGAGAAAACCCAAGAGACCACTCAATTATGAATTAAAAATGGAAGAGCTCAAAACTCTCGGTACATTTGGATTAAGAACAAAAAGAGAATTATGGAAAGCACACACAGAATTATCACGTGTAAGACATCAAGCAAGATCATTGCTTGCGTTAAGACAAGAAATTAGAGAAGAGAAAGAACCAATTTTAATGAAATCCCTTGCAAGAATTGGATTAGTAAGTAGTGATGCAACATTGGATGATGTACTTAATCTAAATGCTAATGATTTACTTTCACGCAGATTACAAACTATTGTAACAAAGAAGTTAGGATTTAAGACACCATATCAAGCAAGACAAGCAGTTATTCACGGTCACATTATGATTGGAGAAAGAAAAGTAGACATTCCATCATATACCGTAACAGTGGCAGAAGAGGACAGTATTCATTTTACACCAGAATCTAAAATTCCAGAAATGTTAGAGAAGACAAAATCTAAAGAACCTGTAGTAGAGGCTGCTGCTGAAGAAACTGCAAAAGATGAAAGTTCTTCAACAGAATAA
- the cobT gene encoding nicotinate mononucleotide-dependent phosphoribosyltransferase CobT: MENFELHGNIDQANNFIETMKSGRFLFSFVISYTETCEIPGITFAGADMNSIQFTPPADAEYLHYGYCKTIDKIPMTPDGKPTPGLLTKTALESSSIPHLTVNAGSKVLPQLPFIETGLQFGKNISTNDAMTDSQVSHAVDYGRIVGRSLASLTDCLVIGESIPGGTTTALAVLRGLGFDAKVSSSIPNNPVELKNHIADSAIERIDSDHPYSIVAKVGDPMIPFVAGMLSSAADVSKVMLAGGTQMTAVLAFASKIGFNEENTVIGTTSYITNDESANFTNLVKKIADIPAISVNPGLENSKYSGLKAFSEGFAKEGVGAGGSIISSMMKTGNDSTKYLDLVEKEYRRLFTSL, translated from the coding sequence TTGGAAAATTTTGAACTGCATGGGAATATAGATCAAGCCAATAATTTTATTGAAACTATGAAATCTGGTAGATTTCTTTTTTCATTTGTCATATCATATACTGAAACTTGTGAAATTCCTGGAATTACTTTTGCTGGTGCAGATATGAACTCCATTCAATTTACACCACCAGCTGATGCAGAATATCTTCACTATGGATATTGTAAAACTATAGATAAAATTCCAATGACTCCAGATGGGAAACCTACTCCTGGTTTACTTACTAAAACTGCATTAGAATCTTCTAGTATTCCTCATTTGACTGTTAATGCTGGCAGTAAAGTTTTGCCGCAATTGCCATTTATTGAAACAGGTTTACAATTCGGAAAAAATATTTCCACTAATGATGCAATGACTGATTCTCAAGTATCTCACGCTGTAGATTATGGTAGAATAGTTGGGAGGAGTTTAGCATCGCTTACTGATTGCCTAGTGATTGGTGAGAGCATTCCTGGAGGAACTACAACTGCATTGGCTGTATTGAGAGGATTGGGGTTTGATGCTAAAGTCAGTTCTAGTATCCCAAACAACCCTGTAGAGTTGAAAAATCACATTGCTGATTCTGCAATTGAACGAATTGATTCTGACCATCCTTACAGTATTGTGGCAAAAGTAGGTGACCCCATGATTCCTTTTGTTGCTGGAATGTTAAGTTCTGCCGCTGATGTATCTAAGGTTATGCTGGCAGGTGGAACTCAGATGACTGCCGTATTGGCATTTGCATCCAAAATTGGGTTCAATGAAGAAAATACTGTAATTGGAACTACTTCATACATTACAAATGATGAAAGTGCAAATTTTACGAATCTAGTTAAAAAAATTGCCGACATACCTGCAATTTCTGTAAATCCTGGTTTAGAAAATTCTAAATATTCCGGTCTAAAGGCGTTTTCAGAAGGATTTGCAAAAGAAGGAGTAGGTGCTGGTGGAAGCATAATTTCCTCCATGATGAAAACTGGAAATGATTCTACAAAATATTTAGACTTGGTGGAAAAAGAATATCGTCGATTATTTACTTCACTGTAA
- a CDS encoding NAD(P)H-hydrate epimerase, translating into MEITVDQMYRIENKGHDMGFLKKFMMENAGAASVRRLVDKLGSVESKHILIFVGLGNNGGDGLVMARHLAGYGAKVTVMLLGTPEKIKTEESNWNWSILQKMPSVKLTTGDSFNFDFKPDVIVDGILGTGISGEIREPYASAINFINEIDCYKFAVDVPSGLDPQTGETANICTKCDMTVTFHKMKQGIPKRKDLTGELYVEKIGIPPEAEEGIL; encoded by the coding sequence ATGGAAATTACTGTAGATCAAATGTACCGAATTGAAAATAAAGGTCATGATATGGGATTTTTAAAAAAATTTATGATGGAAAATGCAGGTGCAGCATCAGTTAGAAGATTAGTTGACAAACTTGGTAGTGTAGAATCTAAACACATTTTGATTTTTGTAGGGTTGGGAAACAATGGTGGTGATGGTTTAGTGATGGCAAGGCACTTGGCTGGTTATGGTGCAAAAGTTACAGTCATGCTTCTTGGAACTCCTGAAAAGATTAAAACTGAAGAAAGCAACTGGAATTGGTCAATATTGCAGAAAATGCCTTCTGTCAAATTGACGACTGGCGATTCTTTTAATTTTGATTTTAAACCCGACGTTATAGTAGATGGTATTTTGGGAACAGGTATTTCGGGAGAAATTAGAGAACCATATGCATCTGCAATTAATTTCATCAATGAAATAGACTGTTACAAATTTGCAGTTGATGTTCCATCTGGATTAGATCCTCAAACAGGTGAAACCGCAAACATTTGTACAAAATGTGACATGACAGTCACCTTTCATAAAATGAAACAAGGAATTCCTAAGAGAAAAGATTTGACCGGTGAATTGTATGTGGAAAAAATTGGAATTCCTCCAGAAGCTGAAGAGGGCATCTTATGA
- the glmS gene encoding glutamine--fructose-6-phosphate transaminase (isomerizing): MCSIIGYYGKINAAPILVKGLKRMEYRGYDSVGVATESENKIELKKGIGKVDEVNSKIQLDIMPGKIGIGHTRWATHGKVTDTNAHPHPSNSGKIAIVHNGIIENFEELKRRLENEGYSFKSETDSEIIANLLQKNYELTEDVKETIMKTVSEIKGHYAFVAMFENGQLAAARYHEPLIIGVGKDDFFLSSDVLGFIEYTDDAIYMENGTFVILDKDRFQILDFDGNHAKYGITKVSKEFGDAYKGDYAHFTLKEIYEQPETILKAGEKTAEAIEKTADYLRHSKNIYITGSGTSYNSALIAKQILSKYAKIKVEPIMSSELQFSPDSIEENSILIAISQSGESADVLEAVKIAKKANCKIISIVNLLTSSLAREADVIIGMNCGPEIGVAATKSFTAQLGIIYKIVEKLSNDEIKIDFDRISESISKTLNKPIRIQIVAQKLKNISDIYVLGRGVHYPIAIEAALKLKELTYIHAEGIPGGELKHGPLALMDESVFVLIINPNDSTYSDTLTSAREIKARGAKIIGISDVESDVYDYWIEISKVEESMYPISEIIPIQLLSYYAALEKDTDPDYPRNLAKSVTVK, translated from the coding sequence ATGTGCTCAATTATCGGCTACTATGGAAAGATTAACGCAGCACCAATTCTTGTTAAGGGATTAAAAAGAATGGAGTATCGCGGATACGATAGCGTTGGTGTTGCAACAGAATCAGAGAACAAAATTGAACTAAAGAAAGGCATCGGAAAAGTGGATGAAGTAAATTCAAAAATCCAATTAGACATCATGCCAGGAAAAATCGGCATAGGCCATACCAGATGGGCAACTCATGGAAAAGTAACAGATACAAATGCACACCCTCATCCAAGCAATTCTGGAAAAATTGCAATAGTGCATAATGGAATTATAGAAAATTTTGAGGAATTAAAACGACGATTAGAAAATGAAGGGTATAGTTTCAAAAGTGAAACAGATAGTGAAATAATTGCAAATTTGCTTCAAAAAAATTATGAATTAACAGAAGATGTTAAAGAAACAATTATGAAAACAGTTTCAGAAATAAAAGGACATTATGCATTTGTTGCAATGTTTGAAAACGGTCAGCTTGCAGCAGCAAGATATCACGAACCATTAATCATTGGAGTTGGAAAAGATGATTTCTTTTTGTCAAGTGATGTTTTGGGATTCATTGAATATACAGACGATGCAATTTACATGGAAAATGGAACTTTTGTGATTTTAGACAAAGATAGATTTCAAATTTTAGATTTTGATGGTAATCATGCAAAATATGGAATAACTAAAGTATCAAAAGAATTCGGAGATGCTTACAAAGGCGATTATGCACATTTTACGTTAAAAGAAATTTATGAGCAACCTGAAACAATTTTGAAGGCCGGAGAAAAAACGGCAGAAGCAATTGAAAAGACGGCAGATTATCTCAGACATTCAAAAAACATCTACATTACAGGAAGTGGGACAAGTTACAATTCTGCATTAATTGCAAAACAAATACTTTCAAAATATGCAAAAATCAAAGTTGAGCCCATCATGTCAAGTGAACTTCAGTTTTCACCAGACAGTATTGAGGAAAATTCAATCCTGATTGCAATATCTCAAAGTGGTGAAAGTGCAGATGTGTTAGAAGCTGTAAAGATTGCAAAAAAAGCAAATTGTAAAATCATATCTATTGTAAATCTACTCACATCATCACTTGCTCGTGAAGCAGACGTAATTATTGGAATGAATTGTGGGCCAGAAATTGGAGTTGCAGCAACAAAGAGTTTTACAGCACAACTTGGAATAATTTACAAAATAGTAGAGAAACTAAGTAATGATGAAATAAAGATTGATTTTGACAGGATTTCAGAATCAATTTCAAAAACATTGAACAAACCCATAAGAATTCAGATAGTAGCACAAAAATTAAAAAATATTTCAGACATCTATGTTCTAGGAAGAGGAGTACATTATCCAATTGCAATAGAGGCAGCCTTGAAATTAAAAGAGCTCACATACATTCATGCGGAGGGAATTCCTGGCGGAGAATTAAAACACGGACCGCTTGCATTGATGGATGAAAGCGTATTTGTGTTAATTATCAATCCAAATGATTCAACATATTCAGATACTCTAACTAGTGCAAGAGAAATTAAAGCTCGAGGAGCAAAAATTATTGGAATTTCAGACGTAGAAAGTGACGTATATGATTATTGGATAGAGATTTCCAAGGTTGAAGAATCAATGTATCCAATTTCAGAAATAATTCCGATACAATTGCTGTCGTATTATGCAGCACTTGAAAAAGATACAGACCCAGATTATCCTAGAAATTTGGCAAAATCAGTTACAGTGAAGTAA
- a CDS encoding MBL fold metallo-hydrolase, which translates to MKVHQIQVGNMQNFTYLVVDEDTSEAIIIDPSWDLIELEMIIKRNDLKIKYVVNTHHHFDHTLGNEAMSDSTNAPIIQHEYSELKHDITVKDGDFIEFGNSKLKVFHTPGHSKDSICLVGDGKIFSGDTLFVGNCGRIDLPGGSAKELYHSLFDVLYSLDDNMVLYSGHNYGPSEVSTIGQEKITNHVMQKRTEQQFVEMMG; encoded by the coding sequence ATGAAAGTTCATCAAATCCAAGTTGGAAATATGCAAAATTTTACCTATCTTGTAGTGGATGAAGATACAAGCGAGGCAATAATTATTGATCCTTCTTGGGATCTGATAGAATTAGAAATGATCATTAAAAGAAATGATCTGAAAATTAAATACGTTGTAAATACTCATCATCATTTTGATCATACTCTAGGAAATGAAGCAATGTCTGACTCAACTAATGCTCCAATTATTCAACATGAATATTCTGAATTGAAGCATGATATTACTGTAAAAGATGGTGATTTTATAGAATTTGGCAATTCAAAATTAAAAGTATTTCATACTCCTGGTCACTCTAAAGATAGCATATGTCTAGTAGGTGATGGTAAAATTTTTTCAGGTGATACGTTATTTGTTGGAAATTGCGGAAGAATTGATTTACCTGGAGGTAGTGCAAAGGAGCTATACCACAGTCTATTTGATGTTCTGTATTCATTAGATGATAATATGGTATTGTATTCTGGTCATAATTATGGTCCTTCTGAAGTATCTACTATTGGACAAGAAAAGATCACAAATCATGTTATGCAAAAACGAACTGAACAACAATTTGTTGAAATGATGGGATAG